The following is a genomic window from Longimicrobiaceae bacterium.
AGCGTGCCGCGGGCGTACGCGTCGGCAAGGAAGGCCGAGTACTCGTCGCGCAGCACGCCGGTGCCCAGGCCGGAGACGCGCGCCATCACCCCGTCCAGCGCGTCGTCGTCGCGGTCCACGATGCCGCGCTCCACCAGCACGCCGGTGATGGCGGGCCAGCGCACCGCCGTGCCCGTGGTGGTGACGGAGACGAACATCTCGTCGCTCATGCGGCCCAGCAGCTCGTCCGTCGGCTGCCTCTCGAGCGCGACGATGAGCGGGTCGCGCGGCGGCGGGGCGGAGCGGCCGGTCTGGTTGCGCTTGCGGCGGGCGACCTCGGCCGGGTCGGCGGTCTGGCCCTGGCCGCCCACGATCACCACCTCGGTGCCCAGCTGCACGTCGTGGAAGAGCCGCCACGCGTCCTGGTTGGACAGGCGGATGCAGCCGTGCGACACCCGCTGGCCCAGCAGCTCGGGCTTGTCGGTGCCGTGGATGGCGAGCCCGTTGCCGATGTAGACGGCGGCCGAACCCAGGTCGCCGGGGAAGAGGCGGCGCGGGTCGTTGGACGGCGGCACAGGCAGGCCGTTCTCCACGAACCACCAGTCCGGTGCGCGCCATGTGGGGTCCTTCTCCTTGAACTGCACGTGGAACACGCCGTTGGGCGTGTCGAAGTCCCACGCCGAGCGGTCGCTCTCCAGCCGCAGACCGGTGCCCGTGCCCACCGGCGCCGACCAGAGCACGCGCCGCCCGTGCGCGAAGTACAGCCGGTTCGCGTCCAGGTCCACGACCACGACGTAGCGCCCGCGCGCCAGCGCCTGCGACGCCACCCGCGGCCCAGAGCCGGTGGATGCCGAGCGCGTGGAGTACGGCGGCGCCTGGGCGATGGACTGCGACGGAAGCGCCGCGGCCGCGCAGCCGAGCAGTGCTGCGGCGGCGACGTGGCGCGATGAGAGCAGGGATGTGTGGATCATGAGGACTGCCGTGGTTCTGGAGATGCGGGGCGGTGCCGTGCCCCAAGTCGTTGCTGCCGCACTCACATCCGCAAGATACCCGCCGCTCTCCCGCGATGTTTCCACGCCGTGGATGCCGCCGGCCGCCGTTTGGATGCAAGCACCGGATCGTCCTCCAAGGGGGCCGCGAAGCCACGGCTGCACGGGCAGCGCGAACGCCGGGGCTTGTCGCCGGATCGCGGGCGATGAACATTGTGCGGCGGAGATGTCCGCCCCTCCCCGTCTTCCGTGACCCATGCCGATACCGTCCAAGGTGCACGAACACCACGCCGGCGTGGCGAGCAGCTGCGCCCCAGCCCGTCCGCACCACGCGGCGCAGCCCGCGGCGCACCTGCCCGGTGGGCCTGTGGCGGGGCAAGCCACGGCGGGACCGCTTACCACGGCCGGCGTGCTGCACCTCCAGCGAACGGTGGGCAACGCGGCGGT
Proteins encoded in this region:
- a CDS encoding L,D-transpeptidase, giving the protein MIHTSLLSSRHVAAAALLGCAAAALPSQSIAQAPPYSTRSASTGSGPRVASQALARGRYVVVVDLDANRLYFAHGRRVLWSAPVGTGTGLRLESDRSAWDFDTPNGVFHVQFKEKDPTWRAPDWWFVENGLPVPPSNDPRRLFPGDLGSAAVYIGNGLAIHGTDKPELLGQRVSHGCIRLSNQDAWRLFHDVQLGTEVVIVGGQGQTADPAEVARRKRNQTGRSAPPPRDPLIVALERQPTDELLGRMSDEMFVSVTTTGTAVRWPAITGVLVERGIVDRDDDALDGVMARVSGLGTGVLRDEYSAFLADAYARGTL